The window AGAGTTCAAGGAATCCTTTTATcttcctttaatttttatttattattttgtagtGGTATGAATGGCGTCAAGGGCCACATCCGTCACCCATCCCTGCGATTAGGTGTTGTCTGTACTCATGCTTCTGgaatatatatacttgataaaagaaaaaagaaaaaaaaaacgaaattTGGTGTCGATGCGTATTTTACGAGCTTGAGATCATTTCCAAGGTGAGACAATAGTACGCAACGCAACATTCTCCTCCTATTCCTacatctctttctctctctctctccatatGTTATGTGTAGATATATACGTGCGTGCGATTTGATTTGGGCATTTCTAATTTATTTCTCGTTTCCTTTCCTTTGTGTTTTGGTTTTGCGTAGTGATAGAAAGATAGATAGCCTTGTTGCTTCCGCCATCACTCATCACCAATTCAATGGAAAAGCTCACGCACCTCAAATCTGCCGTTGCTTCTCTTTCTCAAATCAGGTTTCCAAATTTCTTCTGCTCTCATCTTTGATATCAGCAGTCATTCATAACTCATCAGTCAAGTATTGACAATAATAGCAATCTTTGATTTTTCAGtgagaatgagaaaaatggaTTCATCAACCTCGTCTCTCGCTATCTCaggtaaaattaaaataaaatagccCTTTTggatctgtttttttttttctttttctaaatttttatatttagcTTCCAATTCTGATATTGAAAATGTCATAAATGATAAACATCGAAGTGGAGAAGCGCAGCACATAGAATGGAGTAAGATCCAAACACCAACTGATGAGGTGGTGGTTCCTTATGATACCTTGGTTCCCATTCCTGATGGTAATAACATTAATCAATATATATCCATTTTTGtttaagaagaaaggaaaatcgGATCGCATTTGATTTGATCTTTGACTAAACAAGCAAACAAACTGATGCAGATCCAGCTGAAACTAAGAAGCTTTTGGACAAACTTGTTGTCTTAAAGCTTAATGGAGGTCTTGGGACAACAATGGGGTGTACTGGTCCCAAGTATGTCTTTTCATCCTATTCCATCTActctaaataaataatcatatactCCTATATTTTGCTTACTAGAGAAAATTATAAACTACTGAATATCTAATTATTGTTgttcctttaaaaaaaaaaacacagatCTGTGATTGAAGTTCGTAATGGCTTGACATTTCTTGACCTGATTGTTATACAGATCGAGGTATCAACTTTTCCCCCTCATAAATTGTTGAATTGctctcctttttcctttttgttttatgttaGGAGCTTCAGCTGacaatttttccttttgtccAGCATCTTAATTCGAAATACGGATGCAGTGTTCCGTTGGTTCTGATGAACTCATTCAACACCCATGATGACACACTGAAGGTTCCTACTTTTATGTAACTTGACttgttattttcatatttattagAGATTGGATCTAATATTCTTATAACTCTTGCTCAATGCAGATTGTAGAGAAGTATTCCAATTCAAACATTGAGATTCATACTTTTAATCAGGTTGGTGATATTGATTTCAAATTTGCATCcaacaacttaaaactgaGATCGTTTTCTTGTATTTTCTTTCCCTGATTTTTCCCTTCATCTCTTGGATAATCATAGAGCCAATATCCTCGTTTGGTTGTTGAAGATTTTACTCCATTACCATGCAAAGGCCAGCCTGGCAAAGATGGATGGTAACCTAttacttaatttatttcttttccgcTTAATTTAGTCACTTTATTACCATGCAAAGGCCAGCCTGGCAAGGTTAATTGGTATACTTGTAGCTAAAGAtggatcatattttttaagACCTGAAATTTTGCAGTTTCATCTGCTGGTCTCGTTTCATGTGCCTTCAATAATAGCTGTGAATCACTGAAGATggtattcattatttttgagCTTTGTAGTTAAACTTGAACTGGTCATTTGCCTCTTAGCATTTTATGAACTTTGGCATATTTTGAAGCTTTGAAGTGGTTCAGAAACAGATGGATTTATTATAAAGATTAAGTGGTTAGTTGTAATTCAGGAAAGCATGGGGAATTCACGGGTCATTAATGTTTAGAgtcttttcaaaatcatttttcttttccttttgaatctaagccataagccattcctacgAAAAGTAGTagttgtttttgttgttttgaaaTGTGGCCCATAAGTTCATAagaattttatgttaaatgATGAATGTTTTTATTCTAGTTTAAGGTTTTCACAGGATTCAACATGGTTGAAGAGGATCAAAGTTTTTGTAAATGAAGTATAAGAATTTTAtagaattttatgttaaatgATGAATGTTTCTCTTCTATTTTAAGGTTTTCACTGGACTCTGCACTGTTGAATGGTTTGAGTTATGGGTAATATAGTCATCAGATTGATTGATTTCAAATATGTATCTATAGTTTCTATATATGCTATCTTTTGCCTGCAGTTGGATAGTTCACaatgtgaaaattatttattccagctttttagttttattagTGTTCTGCAGTGATTAGGGTTGAGAATAATGATGGAGCTTTTGATTACTTGTTTTAATTGCTTATTTCGTGTTTTTCTCTTTACAATATCAATTTTTTCTGGATGAAGGTATCCTCCTGGCCATGGTGATGTGTTTCCATCTTTAATGAACAGTGGCAAGCTTGATGCTTTCCTATCACAGGTTGTGGCTGCAATGCAGTGTGATTTCtgttttttggaaaaaatttcatgtattgaattggaaatttcattttggtaatttatttatatttcatttttaattgtaGGGCAAGGAGTATGTGTTTATTGCCAACTCAGACAACCTGGGTGCTATTGTTGACTTGAGTATCCTCATTCTGGTTTCTAATGAACTCTGCTTTCTAGTTAGTagtcacacacacacacacgaaTCTCAAGTTGTTTCTGGCTATTTTAGTCCTTGACAGGATGCTATAGAAATCTTAAATCATTTGATCAAAAACAAGAACGAATACTGTATGGAGGTACAGGAagctatttaaaaaattcctCATTGTAAGCAATGTTATTTGGTTTTCCTAGCTCCATGATTATAGCTTCATTACCTTTGTTTATGTAGGTTACACCCAAAACCTTAGCTGATGTGAAGGGTGGTACTCTTATTT is drawn from Theobroma cacao cultivar B97-61/B2 chromosome 4, Criollo_cocoa_genome_V2, whole genome shotgun sequence and contains these coding sequences:
- the LOC18600669 gene encoding UTP--glucose-1-phosphate uridylyltransferase, whose amino-acid sequence is MEKLTHLKSAVASLSQISENEKNGFINLVSRYLSGEAQHIEWSKIQTPTDEVVVPYDTLVPIPDDPAETKKLLDKLVVLKLNGGLGTTMGCTGPKSVIEVRNGLTFLDLIVIQIEHLNSKYGCSVPLVLMNSFNTHDDTLKIVEKYSNSNIEIHTFNQSQYPRLVVEDFTPLPCKGQPGKDGWYPPGHGDVFPSLMNSGKLDAFLSQGKEYVFIANSDNLGAIVDLKILNHLIKNKNEYCMEVTPKTLADVKGGTLISYEGKVQLLEIAQVPDEHVNEFKSIEKFKIFNTNNLWVNLKAIKRLVEADALKMEIIPNPKEVDGVKVLQLETAAGAAIRFFDRAIGVNVPRSRFLPVKATSDLLLVQSDLYTLIDGFVIRNKDRTNPVNPSIELGPEFKKVGNFLSRFKSIPSVIDLDSLKVTGDVWFGTGVVLKGKVSIAAKPGVKLEIPDGAVIENKEINGPEDI